One stretch of Streptomyces sp. TLI_171 DNA includes these proteins:
- a CDS encoding DNA-binding protein, whose translation MTTGQAASALECSIPTVKKLMSTGAVPGVRDTGRQVFPLAALQQLATRPAADLTAFSTAEVAVLRVAALARIEEPGREWIGFGTALDQDQLLAALAGWWRCDPARVAAGGVLPVTVAGFVVAVLTGLKEWESDGTVGTTARYRFPTARLAGYLTDLTAPANAAAPDDAGDARLAELLLGTRLPSVSSGPIAYVATRPTTSTDEEE comes from the coding sequence GTGACGACGGGTCAGGCCGCATCGGCCCTGGAGTGCTCGATCCCCACGGTGAAGAAGCTGATGTCCACCGGTGCGGTGCCCGGCGTTCGCGACACCGGCCGGCAGGTGTTCCCGCTGGCTGCGCTCCAGCAACTGGCCACCCGGCCCGCCGCGGACCTGACCGCGTTCAGCACGGCGGAGGTCGCGGTGCTGCGCGTCGCAGCCCTGGCCCGGATCGAGGAGCCGGGGCGGGAGTGGATCGGCTTCGGCACTGCTCTCGACCAGGACCAGCTGCTGGCCGCGCTGGCGGGCTGGTGGCGGTGCGACCCGGCCCGGGTCGCAGCTGGCGGCGTGCTGCCGGTGACGGTGGCCGGGTTCGTCGTCGCCGTACTGACCGGCCTGAAGGAGTGGGAGTCGGACGGCACGGTCGGCACCACTGCCCGCTACCGCTTCCCGACAGCGCGCCTGGCCGGTTACCTGACTGACCTCACCGCCCCCGCCAACGCCGCCGCCCCCGACGACGCGGGCGATGCCCGCTTGGCCGAGCTGCTGCTCGGCACCCGCCTGCCGTCCGTCTCCAGCGGCCCGATCGCCTACGTCGCCACCCGACCGACCACCAGCACTGACGAGGAGGAGTAG
- a CDS encoding DUF2971 domain-containing protein encodes MTTDNRAVPRPTRLAGEDFLELEMLRAAKKVTGSLFHYTSAEAAISGILATGTLRLSPFESTNDLWESRPSHPGLSSHFDDVAGFDGPDVDGIWDEIDRNIRLRTKVVCLTQDIELPDHVLARDSLRGWAHLSLWAHYGAAHTGVCLQFDRDKLVQAFLAGTEADALRFHGPVKYLSTDGGNVRPIDRGQVKEFGIDAVALAHAEANKDTIFFRKHHDWSNEAEYRLVLLNQSVLPSHVDIRGALTGVILGDAFSPNRTAALEEILQQYPDVPVHQLRYHNRHLILFPHNATTPAAAPVPPANRPGSLTERLTALRNAHEVADRLRAKAEETYAGFTDTLADSVKDLAAELDAWPKTEVAAYMRIEAVPPAMRHRAPGVPGERIHLERGWMAVVENLPKQSHTFTASAAFQVLDDDALRLHAAVSTERWDPQGNDRADVWRTERLVPAQDADTALDELLADLREAANGARAAFDRNRGQACPVDVTDAD; translated from the coding sequence GTGACGACCGACAACAGAGCTGTCCCCCGGCCGACGCGCCTGGCGGGAGAGGACTTCCTCGAACTGGAGATGCTGCGGGCCGCGAAGAAAGTGACCGGCAGCCTCTTCCACTACACGAGCGCCGAAGCGGCGATCTCCGGCATCCTCGCCACGGGCACGCTCCGGCTCTCCCCGTTCGAGTCGACCAACGACCTGTGGGAATCGCGTCCCAGCCACCCTGGGCTGTCCAGTCACTTCGACGACGTGGCGGGTTTCGACGGCCCGGACGTCGATGGCATCTGGGATGAGATCGACCGCAACATCCGACTGCGCACCAAGGTCGTCTGCCTCACCCAGGACATCGAGCTTCCCGACCACGTACTCGCCCGCGACTCCCTACGGGGCTGGGCGCACCTCTCCCTCTGGGCGCACTACGGCGCCGCCCACACCGGCGTCTGCCTCCAGTTCGACCGCGACAAGCTCGTCCAGGCGTTCCTGGCCGGCACCGAAGCCGATGCCCTGCGCTTCCACGGCCCGGTGAAGTACCTCAGCACCGACGGCGGAAACGTCCGCCCCATCGACAGGGGCCAGGTCAAGGAGTTCGGCATCGACGCCGTCGCGCTCGCCCACGCCGAAGCCAACAAGGACACGATCTTCTTCCGGAAGCACCACGACTGGTCGAACGAGGCCGAGTACCGCCTAGTCCTCCTCAACCAGTCCGTCCTCCCCAGCCACGTCGACATCCGCGGCGCCCTGACCGGCGTGATCCTCGGCGACGCCTTCTCCCCCAACCGCACGGCCGCACTCGAGGAGATCCTCCAGCAGTACCCGGACGTGCCCGTCCACCAACTGCGCTACCACAACCGCCACCTGATCCTGTTCCCCCACAACGCCACGACCCCGGCCGCCGCCCCCGTACCGCCGGCCAACCGGCCCGGCTCCCTCACCGAGCGCCTCACCGCCCTGCGCAACGCCCACGAAGTAGCCGACCGGCTCAGGGCAAAGGCGGAGGAGACCTATGCGGGGTTCACCGATACGCTCGCGGACAGCGTGAAGGACCTGGCCGCGGAACTCGACGCGTGGCCGAAGACCGAAGTGGCCGCCTACATGCGGATCGAGGCGGTGCCCCCGGCGATGCGCCACCGCGCCCCCGGCGTCCCGGGCGAGCGGATCCACCTCGAGCGGGGCTGGATGGCCGTGGTGGAGAACCTGCCGAAGCAGTCCCACACCTTCACCGCGTCCGCGGCCTTCCAGGTACTCGACGACGATGCGCTGCGCCTGCACGCCGCCGTCTCCACCGAGCGATGGGACCCGCAGGGCAACGACCGCGCGGACGTGTGGCGTACCGAGCGCCTCGTCCCCGCCCAGGACGCCGACACCGCACTGGACGAACTCCTCGCCGATCTCCGTGAAGCCGCCAACGGCGCGCGGGCGGCCTTCGACCGAAACCGCGGCCAGGCCTGCCCCGTCGACGTCACAGACGCCGACTGA
- a CDS encoding DUF402 domain-containing protein has product MTNTEQSSRFRSGTTVVRRDVHAGRVWTAKPQRVIADTGHALTLACWPGIESLAPTTWIEALRTGDDNLREQGLDHLAAGTWELGPHLWERTAVLSHYLAGEWFSLHCFQDAATGDPINWYVNFELPYRRRPGGIDTMDLALDLVVTPDLSGHRWKDRQEYSRLRRLGMVDDFLARQVDAACGRAIRMLDDQAGPFAAGWPVWAPDPAWPLPLLPDGADQEAEPLAPYRL; this is encoded by the coding sequence GTGACGAACACCGAGCAGAGCAGCCGGTTCCGGTCCGGAACCACCGTGGTGCGGCGCGACGTCCACGCGGGGCGGGTGTGGACAGCCAAGCCACAGCGGGTGATCGCCGACACCGGTCACGCGCTGACCCTGGCCTGCTGGCCAGGAATCGAGAGCCTCGCCCCTACGACCTGGATCGAAGCCCTGCGCACAGGCGACGACAACCTCCGCGAACAGGGCCTGGACCACCTCGCCGCCGGCACCTGGGAGCTCGGCCCCCACCTCTGGGAACGCACCGCAGTCCTGTCGCACTACCTGGCGGGAGAGTGGTTCTCCCTCCACTGCTTCCAGGACGCCGCCACCGGCGACCCGATCAACTGGTACGTCAACTTCGAACTCCCGTACCGCCGCCGCCCGGGCGGGATCGACACCATGGACCTCGCCCTCGACCTGGTCGTCACCCCCGACCTCTCCGGGCATCGCTGGAAGGACCGCCAGGAGTACAGCCGGCTGCGCCGTCTCGGCATGGTCGACGACTTCCTCGCCCGCCAGGTCGACGCCGCGTGCGGCCGCGCCATCCGGATGCTCGACGACCAGGCGGGTCCGTTCGCCGCCGGCTGGCCCGTCTGGGCGCCTGACCCGGCGTGGCCGCTGCCGCTGCTGCCGGACGGGGCCGACCAGGAGGCCGAGCCGCTGGCCCCCTACCGGCTGTAG
- a CDS encoding UDP-glucose/GDP-mannose dehydrogenase family protein, whose translation MRVSVIGCGHLGIPHAAAMAELGHEVIGVDVDQAKVDRLNAGECPIYEDGLPELLTRHTASGRLRFTTDITEAAAFADLHFVGVGTPIDADGRSYDTAQVFGAIRQLAPHLQRPCTIVGKSTVTVGTTAKVTELAQRLAPAGEAVEVVWNPEFLREGHAVEDTLRPDRLIAGVWNAEGEKAIRAVYAGILDTGVPLFVCDPQTAELAKGAANTFLGLKISYINAVADMCDAAGADVSKIVDILGIDPRIGAAGMRPGIGYGGGCLPKDVRAFTASARQLGADRAADLLLAAERINEYRTATAMALITSALGGQPLKGTRVTVLGAAFKPGTNDVRESPALALAQALEHAGAVVTVHDPQAIPTAMQRNPELDYTDDLPAALTGADIVVLATEWPEYRQANPQDLVGHPATALLVDCRTTLDPDPWRAAGWTVHQLGRLGK comes from the coding sequence ATGCGCGTTTCCGTGATCGGCTGCGGTCACCTCGGCATCCCGCACGCGGCGGCGATGGCCGAACTCGGCCACGAGGTCATCGGCGTGGACGTCGACCAGGCCAAGGTCGACCGCCTCAACGCCGGCGAGTGCCCGATCTACGAGGACGGCCTGCCGGAGCTGCTGACCCGTCACACCGCCAGCGGCCGTCTGCGCTTCACCACCGACATCACCGAAGCCGCCGCCTTCGCCGACCTTCACTTCGTGGGCGTCGGCACCCCGATCGACGCCGACGGCCGCTCCTACGACACCGCCCAGGTCTTCGGCGCGATCCGCCAGCTCGCCCCGCACCTGCAGCGGCCCTGCACCATCGTCGGGAAGTCCACCGTGACCGTGGGCACCACCGCCAAGGTCACCGAACTCGCCCAGCGCCTCGCCCCGGCCGGGGAGGCGGTCGAGGTCGTATGGAACCCCGAGTTCTTGCGCGAGGGCCACGCCGTGGAGGACACCCTGCGCCCCGACCGGCTTATCGCCGGAGTGTGGAACGCCGAGGGCGAGAAGGCCATCCGCGCGGTCTACGCCGGGATCCTCGACACCGGCGTGCCTCTGTTCGTCTGCGACCCGCAGACCGCCGAACTCGCCAAGGGCGCCGCGAACACCTTCCTCGGCCTCAAGATCAGCTACATCAACGCTGTCGCCGACATGTGCGACGCCGCGGGTGCTGACGTCTCCAAGATCGTGGACATCCTCGGCATCGACCCGCGCATCGGCGCCGCCGGCATGCGCCCCGGCATCGGCTACGGCGGCGGCTGCCTCCCCAAGGATGTCCGTGCCTTCACCGCCAGCGCCCGCCAGCTCGGTGCCGACCGGGCCGCCGACCTGCTGCTCGCCGCCGAACGCATCAACGAATACCGCACCGCCACCGCGATGGCCCTCATCACCAGCGCCCTGGGCGGACAGCCGCTCAAGGGCACCCGGGTGACCGTGCTGGGCGCCGCCTTCAAGCCCGGCACCAACGACGTCCGCGAATCCCCGGCTCTCGCCCTCGCCCAGGCGCTGGAACACGCCGGAGCCGTCGTCACCGTCCACGACCCGCAGGCCATCCCCACCGCCATGCAGCGCAATCCCGAACTCGACTACACCGACGACCTGCCCGCCGCCCTCACCGGCGCCGACATCGTCGTCCTGGCCACCGAGTGGCCCGAGTACCGGCAGGCCAACCCGCAAGACCTCGTCGGCCACCCCGCCACCGCGCTGCTCGTCGACTGCCGCACCACCCTGGACCCCGACCCCTGGCGCGCCGCGGGCTGGACCGTCCACCAGCTCGGACGCCTCGGCAAGTAG
- a CDS encoding GNAT family N-acetyltransferase, with the protein MLTARRATAADAAELARLGAALAQATGQWTTHLSAFHRDHADNDDHPAFVIDGPDHLIACAAATITRSVPGPDHLGVYAHIHTVYTEPAAGRRGCARTAVQALLDFLTAQGCGLITLDASDDGAPLYRSLGFTPNERAMRLIQARPDS; encoded by the coding sequence GTGCTGACCGCCCGGCGGGCGACGGCCGCCGACGCCGCCGAGCTCGCCCGCCTGGGCGCCGCCCTCGCCCAGGCCACGGGGCAGTGGACCACCCACCTCAGCGCCTTCCACCGAGACCACGCCGACAACGACGACCACCCCGCGTTCGTCATCGACGGCCCCGACCACCTCATCGCGTGCGCGGCCGCCACCATCACCCGCTCCGTCCCCGGCCCCGACCACCTCGGCGTCTACGCCCACATCCACACCGTCTACACCGAGCCCGCCGCCGGGCGCCGCGGCTGCGCACGCACCGCCGTACAGGCCCTGCTGGACTTCCTCACCGCGCAGGGCTGCGGCCTGATCACCCTTGACGCCAGCGACGACGGAGCACCGCTCTACCGCTCCCTCGGATTCACCCCCAACGAGCGGGCGATGCGCCTGATCCAGGCCCGGCCCGACTCCTGA
- a CDS encoding aspartate aminotransferase family protein translates to MPDFEVVGSDGPWLLRADGTRIFDGSSGLLCANVGQSSRKVLARIEEQFSKFTFGGAAVVQPHLQLELTERLCRAVGRPDDSVALVTCGTLGVEVAIAMARSIARARGGKTRADVLTCDLSYHGMSAFTLALAGNHARRPRPDDAMGLGPAFPAPYPPTHPHDDGQPCTADCAEEVAKAIDARGADNVAAVLLEPVNGTTGGAYIPPDGYLRRVQEICRARNVLVIHDEVLTGLWRTGPPLASRRWPGVDPDIVILSKGLGAGYTPVAAVLVAPQLAPLLCHQDADPLPAMGTMAAHPLMAAACLGVLDELEALDHAALRARGERLGQTLRSLADLPGVRDVRGVGHLYGVELDPGLLWPLLRQTEQRGVFFYPFTGAGDPKSEGLVVAPPLTSTDEHLDFLTAALADAVCVLN, encoded by the coding sequence ATGCCGGACTTCGAGGTCGTGGGATCGGACGGGCCGTGGCTGCTGCGAGCCGACGGCACCCGGATCTTCGACGGCTCCAGCGGACTGCTGTGCGCCAACGTCGGGCAGAGCAGCCGCAAGGTCCTCGCCCGCATCGAGGAGCAGTTCTCCAAGTTCACCTTCGGCGGCGCGGCCGTCGTCCAGCCCCACCTGCAGCTGGAACTGACGGAGCGCCTGTGCCGGGCCGTCGGCCGCCCCGACGACTCCGTCGCCCTGGTCACCTGCGGCACGCTCGGCGTCGAGGTCGCCATCGCCATGGCCCGCAGCATCGCCCGGGCCCGAGGCGGCAAGACCCGCGCCGACGTCCTCACCTGCGACCTGAGCTACCACGGGATGAGCGCGTTCACCCTCGCCCTGGCCGGCAACCACGCCCGCCGCCCCCGCCCCGACGACGCGATGGGCCTCGGCCCGGCCTTCCCCGCCCCCTACCCGCCGACCCACCCGCACGACGACGGCCAGCCCTGCACCGCGGACTGCGCCGAGGAAGTCGCCAAGGCGATCGACGCCCGCGGCGCGGACAACGTCGCCGCCGTCCTACTGGAGCCGGTCAACGGCACCACCGGCGGCGCCTACATCCCCCCGGACGGATACCTGCGCCGCGTGCAGGAGATCTGCCGCGCCCGGAACGTCCTGGTGATCCACGACGAGGTCCTCACCGGGCTGTGGCGCACCGGCCCGCCGCTGGCCAGCCGGCGCTGGCCCGGCGTCGATCCGGACATCGTCATCCTGTCCAAGGGACTGGGCGCCGGATACACCCCGGTCGCCGCCGTACTGGTGGCACCCCAACTCGCGCCCCTGCTGTGCCACCAGGACGCGGACCCGCTGCCCGCGATGGGCACCATGGCCGCCCACCCGCTCATGGCCGCCGCCTGCCTCGGCGTCCTGGACGAACTGGAAGCCCTCGACCACGCCGCGCTGCGCGCCCGCGGCGAGCGGCTCGGCCAGACCCTGCGCTCCTTGGCCGACCTGCCCGGTGTCCGGGACGTGCGAGGTGTCGGCCACCTGTACGGCGTGGAGCTCGACCCGGGCCTGCTGTGGCCGTTGCTGCGGCAGACCGAGCAGCGCGGGGTGTTCTTCTACCCCTTCACCGGGGCGGGCGATCCGAAGTCCGAGGGGCTGGTCGTCGCCCCGCCGCTGACCTCCACCGACGAGCACCTCGATTTCCTCACCGCCGCGCTCGCCGACGCGGTGTGCGTCCTGAACTGA
- a CDS encoding GNAT family N-acetyltransferase, translating to MTAPATPIALQRYGASDAATLLDTLTDIWAEAHAGHDDVARAGFTPQTLRRQITGHARRDEFTLIAAYAAGEVVGFGYGFRCTPAYWFGDLHPHITPDARDTDSLAGICELAVRAGWHGQGVGTSIHAALVTALHTRWVSLLALPGDSPARRLYNHLGYEYAGPYTAGLDGPVLDLLLMRTDL from the coding sequence ATGACCGCACCGGCCACCCCAATCGCCCTGCAGCGCTACGGCGCCAGCGATGCCGCCACCCTCCTCGACACGCTCACCGACATCTGGGCCGAAGCCCACGCCGGGCACGACGACGTCGCCCGGGCCGGCTTCACCCCACAGACCCTGCGCCGCCAGATCACCGGCCACGCCCGCCGCGACGAATTCACCCTCATCGCCGCCTACGCCGCCGGCGAGGTCGTCGGCTTCGGCTACGGCTTCCGCTGCACCCCCGCGTACTGGTTCGGCGACCTCCACCCCCACATCACCCCCGACGCCCGCGACACCGACTCCCTCGCCGGGATCTGCGAACTCGCCGTCCGCGCCGGCTGGCACGGCCAAGGAGTCGGCACCAGCATCCACGCCGCACTCGTCACCGCGCTGCACACCCGCTGGGTCTCGCTGCTCGCATTGCCCGGAGACAGCCCGGCCCGCCGCCTCTACAACCACCTCGGCTACGAATACGCCGGCCCGTACACCGCCGGACTCGACGGGCCCGTCCTCGACCTCCTCCTGATGCGCACCGACCTCTGA
- a CDS encoding DUF6924 domain-containing protein → MLPEIVGRDEFAALIIRTDYTDEAAWRAVVEEVSRPWGMDGEYDAEIHLVDDPVWTGATAEAVVTAVMRDEYLSVVFVADDVTMKSARHALLVLDPVHEDEDEDLDPMYYQELIDSPPAREFRATPAAVHEVHANLSIANMDFQEFAAAALADPDGVLRPVDLRTRNTILETAVEQGEGPPGDAARV, encoded by the coding sequence ATGTTGCCGGAGATCGTCGGACGCGACGAGTTCGCCGCTCTGATCATCAGGACCGATTACACGGACGAGGCGGCCTGGAGGGCGGTGGTGGAGGAGGTTTCGCGGCCGTGGGGGATGGACGGGGAGTATGACGCCGAGATTCACCTGGTCGACGATCCGGTGTGGACCGGAGCGACAGCCGAGGCTGTGGTCACCGCGGTGATGCGGGACGAGTATCTCAGCGTGGTCTTCGTCGCCGACGACGTCACGATGAAGTCTGCTCGGCACGCCCTGCTCGTCCTCGACCCCGTCCACGAGGACGAGGACGAGGACCTTGACCCCATGTACTACCAGGAGCTGATCGACTCCCCGCCGGCCCGCGAGTTCCGTGCCACTCCTGCCGCCGTGCATGAGGTGCACGCGAATCTGTCGATTGCGAACATGGACTTTCAGGAGTTCGCCGCGGCCGCGCTCGCCGACCCTGACGGCGTGCTCCGTCCCGTTGACCTCAGAACTCGTAACACGATCTTGGAGACAGCGGTGGAGCAAGGCGAAGGCCCGCCCGGTGACGCAGCCAGGGTGTGA
- a CDS encoding helix-turn-helix transcriptional regulator codes for MGRRENAVAAGTRQSEALATWLRQQRERLGTPSYKAMAKDSNLHPTVLSRAASGRTVPSWPVVEAYATLCGADLSEARRLWSKARYEQERRRRHERTSLASPAFKDKVRALHEAEAVHPQVIVDFDALCQAMIEARARAGQPSLAELQQRAGRTPDGRANRLPASSLSAILRRRLPPRRDHVTAFTQALHLKPAAVADWEAAWDRAMDRTRRAGRRAAARTRSAPPPPPDTPPTSDPAPPTAPTNPPAPDRADPLLFLAAAHPATLDLLPTPELRREDMEFIRSHTIARPSARYDVLRGLLGPETAHPPAGRTRAGLPIRVPKRYQRTAPVNPYYLPGDAGTSGWFNTAIARVRDIVGLEPSPATTSPAAARAVLLGRH; via the coding sequence ATGGGACGGCGTGAGAACGCCGTCGCCGCGGGCACCAGGCAGTCCGAGGCGCTCGCTACCTGGCTGCGCCAGCAGCGCGAGCGCCTCGGCACGCCCAGCTACAAGGCGATGGCCAAGGACAGCAACCTCCACCCCACGGTCCTCTCCCGGGCCGCCAGCGGACGCACCGTCCCCTCCTGGCCCGTGGTCGAGGCCTACGCCACCCTCTGCGGCGCCGACCTCTCCGAGGCCCGCCGCCTGTGGTCGAAAGCCCGCTACGAGCAGGAAAGACGCCGCCGACACGAACGCACCAGCCTCGCCTCACCGGCTTTCAAGGACAAGGTCCGCGCCCTCCACGAAGCCGAAGCCGTCCACCCCCAAGTCATCGTCGACTTCGACGCCCTGTGCCAAGCCATGATCGAAGCCCGCGCCCGCGCCGGCCAACCCTCCCTCGCCGAACTCCAGCAACGCGCCGGCCGCACCCCCGACGGCCGCGCCAACCGTCTGCCCGCCAGCAGCCTCAGCGCCATTCTGCGCCGCCGCCTCCCACCCCGGCGCGACCACGTCACCGCCTTCACCCAGGCCCTGCACCTGAAGCCAGCAGCGGTCGCCGACTGGGAAGCTGCCTGGGACCGCGCCATGGACCGCACCCGCCGCGCCGGCCGGCGCGCCGCCGCCCGCACACGATCGGCGCCGCCCCCGCCGCCCGACACCCCGCCCACGAGCGACCCCGCGCCACCCACCGCCCCCACCAACCCGCCCGCCCCCGACCGCGCCGACCCCCTGCTGTTCCTCGCCGCCGCACACCCCGCCACCCTCGACCTGCTCCCCACCCCGGAACTGCGCCGCGAGGACATGGAGTTCATCCGCTCCCACACCATCGCCCGCCCCTCGGCGCGCTACGACGTCCTGCGAGGCCTGCTCGGACCCGAAACCGCACATCCGCCTGCCGGCCGCACCCGGGCCGGCCTGCCGATCCGCGTGCCCAAGCGCTACCAGCGGACCGCGCCAGTCAACCCCTACTACCTCCCGGGCGACGCCGGCACGAGCGGCTGGTTCAACACCGCCATCGCCCGCGTCCGCGACATCGTCGGCCTGGAGCCGTCCCCCGCGACCACCTCGCCCGCAGCCGCCAGAGCCGTCCTCCTCGGCAGGCACTGA
- the ligA gene encoding NAD-dependent DNA ligase LigA, translating to MGPMTHPVVAADLASSADYAAAVASAVAASAAYYTDGSSPLGDDEYDALVRAIEAWEQAHPQDVLAESPTGKVAGGAVQGDVPHSVPMLSLDNVFSAEELADWAAGLERRLGRAPAGWCVEPKLDGLAVAARYRAGVLQQVLTRGDGLAGEDITHAADAVLGLPGRLAEPVDVELRGEVLLTTAQFEEANRIRLAHDAAPFAHPRSGAAGTLRAKDRPYRIELTFFAYSAIGLDPDLGHTALLERLAALGVNTAATTAAAPRRCETVEQVQQRIAEITGLRAELPFGIDGVVVKADDAADQQQAGSGSRAPRWAVARKLAAEHKVTRLLDVEWAVGRTGIIAPRAVLEPVVIDGVTVTYATLHNPADIERRGLMLGDQVFVYRAGDVIPRVEAPLVDQRTGNETPIAFPEVCPRCGDQVDRTEQRWRCARGRNCQAVASIIYAAGRDQLDIEGLGSTRAVQLVEAGLVADIADLFTLTREQLLGLERMGETSADNLLAAIEVARGAALGRVVCALGVRGTGRTMSRRIAAHFGSMAALRAADTDTLAEVDGIGTEKARLIAAELAELAPLLDKLTAQQVGVQVEEPQRAAAATEAAADGGAVGPLAGEAVVVTGSMTGQLAALSRNEMNELIERASGKASSSVSKRTTLLVAGEKAGSKRTKAEELGIRILTPEEFADLVADHLPQT from the coding sequence ATGGGGCCCATGACGCACCCCGTTGTTGCCGCTGACCTGGCTTCTTCTGCTGACTATGCCGCTGCGGTGGCGTCTGCCGTCGCGGCGTCCGCGGCTTACTACACCGACGGCAGCTCGCCGCTGGGCGACGACGAGTACGACGCGCTGGTGCGCGCGATCGAGGCGTGGGAGCAGGCGCACCCGCAGGATGTGCTGGCCGAGTCACCGACGGGGAAGGTCGCCGGCGGGGCGGTTCAGGGCGATGTGCCGCACTCGGTACCGATGCTGTCGCTGGACAACGTCTTCTCGGCGGAGGAACTCGCCGACTGGGCTGCGGGGTTGGAACGCCGCCTGGGCCGTGCCCCGGCCGGTTGGTGCGTGGAGCCGAAGCTGGACGGCCTCGCGGTCGCGGCCCGCTACCGGGCCGGCGTGCTGCAGCAGGTCCTGACCCGCGGTGACGGCTTGGCGGGGGAGGACATCACGCACGCCGCCGACGCCGTCCTCGGCCTCCCGGGCCGGCTCGCCGAGCCGGTCGACGTCGAGCTGCGCGGGGAGGTCCTGCTGACCACCGCCCAGTTCGAGGAGGCCAACCGGATCCGCCTCGCCCACGACGCCGCGCCGTTCGCCCACCCGCGCAGCGGCGCGGCCGGCACTCTGCGCGCCAAGGACCGCCCCTACCGGATCGAGCTGACGTTCTTCGCCTACAGCGCGATCGGCCTCGACCCCGACCTCGGCCACACCGCGCTGCTGGAGCGCTTGGCCGCGCTCGGCGTGAACACCGCGGCGACGACGGCCGCCGCACCGCGCCGCTGCGAGACGGTCGAGCAGGTACAGCAGCGGATCGCGGAGATCACCGGGCTGCGCGCCGAACTGCCGTTCGGGATCGACGGCGTGGTGGTGAAGGCGGACGACGCGGCCGACCAGCAGCAGGCCGGCTCCGGCTCCCGTGCGCCTCGCTGGGCCGTTGCGCGGAAGTTGGCCGCCGAGCACAAGGTCACCCGCTTGCTCGACGTCGAGTGGGCGGTGGGCCGCACCGGCATCATCGCGCCGCGCGCCGTCCTCGAGCCGGTCGTGATCGACGGCGTCACCGTCACCTACGCCACCCTCCACAACCCCGCCGACATCGAACGGCGCGGCCTGATGCTCGGCGACCAGGTCTTTGTCTACCGCGCCGGCGACGTCATCCCCCGCGTGGAGGCACCCCTCGTCGACCAGCGCACCGGCAACGAGACCCCCATCGCCTTTCCCGAGGTGTGCCCGCGCTGCGGCGATCAGGTCGACCGCACCGAGCAGCGCTGGCGCTGCGCCCGGGGGCGCAACTGCCAGGCCGTCGCGTCGATCATCTACGCCGCGGGCCGGGACCAGCTCGACATCGAGGGCCTCGGCTCGACGCGCGCGGTGCAGCTGGTCGAGGCCGGGCTGGTCGCCGACATCGCCGACCTGTTCACCCTGACCCGGGAGCAGCTGCTGGGCCTGGAGCGGATGGGGGAGACCAGCGCCGACAACCTCCTCGCCGCGATCGAGGTCGCCCGTGGCGCCGCACTGGGCCGGGTCGTGTGCGCGCTCGGCGTGCGCGGCACCGGCCGCACGATGTCACGGCGGATCGCCGCGCACTTCGGATCGATGGCCGCGCTCCGCGCCGCCGACACCGACACCCTGGCCGAGGTCGACGGCATCGGGACCGAGAAGGCCCGACTCATCGCCGCCGAACTCGCCGAACTCGCCCCGCTGCTCGACAAGCTGACCGCCCAGCAGGTCGGCGTCCAGGTCGAGGAGCCCCAGCGGGCCGCGGCCGCCACAGAAGCGGCAGCCGACGGCGGTGCCGTGGGCCCGCTGGCGGGCGAGGCCGTGGTGGTGACGGGCTCAATGACCGGACAGCTGGCCGCGCTGTCGCGCAACGAGATGAACGAGCTGATCGAACGCGCCAGCGGCAAGGCCTCCTCCTCCGTGTCCAAGCGCACCACCCTCCTGGTCGCGGGCGAGAAGGCCGGCTCCAAGCGCACCAAGGCCGAGGAACTCGGCATCCGCATCCTCACCCCCGAGGAGTTCGCCGACCTGGTCGCCGACCACCTGCCCCAGACCTGA
- a CDS encoding SMI1/KNR4 family protein: MDHLVGTQSPVLRLTDPVEAIAALESAVPLLSSLRLPSRRDINWVALETDLGTGLPADYKLLCELYPPFVLSDFLGCGGPVPGLEDAWLQGTREDLEIVTEWCAESGLAVPLHPYPAPGGLLPWAGSNQGDFFLWTTSPAGPQEWTVTVASRSSAWWHYTGGAVQFLADLVSGALEPWALPRLRPEVAAW, encoded by the coding sequence ATGGATCATCTCGTTGGCACCCAGTCTCCGGTTCTTCGTCTGACCGATCCCGTCGAAGCGATCGCCGCGCTGGAGAGTGCTGTGCCGTTGCTGAGCTCGCTGCGCCTGCCGAGCCGCAGGGACATCAACTGGGTCGCGTTGGAGACCGACCTGGGGACGGGTCTGCCGGCCGACTACAAGCTGCTGTGCGAGCTATACCCGCCCTTCGTGCTCAGCGACTTCCTCGGCTGCGGCGGGCCGGTGCCAGGCCTTGAGGACGCCTGGCTGCAGGGAACACGGGAAGACCTGGAGATCGTCACGGAGTGGTGCGCAGAATCCGGCCTGGCCGTTCCGCTCCACCCGTACCCCGCGCCGGGAGGTCTGCTTCCCTGGGCCGGGTCGAACCAGGGCGACTTCTTCCTCTGGACCACCAGCCCTGCCGGCCCGCAGGAATGGACGGTCACCGTGGCCTCACGAAGCTCCGCATGGTGGCACTACACCGGTGGAGCGGTCCAGTTCCTGGCCGATCTGGTGAGTGGTGCGCTGGAGCCGTGGGCACTGCCCCGGCTCCGCCCCGAAGTGGCCGCCTGGTAG